Sequence from the bacterium genome:
ACGAGGATCAGGAAACGACTGCCTAAAAACAGGATCATTTAGATAATCATCCTTATTAATGAGAGATAGATAATATGGCGTTATAGAAATTGGGAATTTATCAATTGTTTTTTTAAGTTCAGACTTTTCCTTTTTGCTGAATTTGATGTCGGTTAGTTTTTTAAATGTCTCAATATCTTTAATCGAATGTTTTAACTGCCATTTATAATCTCTCCAATTTGAAAAAACTGGTTCTTGGTCGGTAGAAATAATATTAACTATGTTTTTTTGTTGTTTATTATCAAATTCCATTATTTTTCTAACTTTTTAAATTTTCTTCTGATTGAATGACAGAAGGTTCAACATCTACCATCTTATCTTCGGCTCCGAAGATAGAAGAATCTATTAATACTTCTGATACCATCATTGACAATAATTTTAACAAGCTTTTATTGATTTCTATTTTCTCTTCTTTTTTTATAGCAGATAAAGCATTTACCAATTTCTTTTGGATAGAAAGCGGAGCGTTTTTTAGAGTGTCTTTCCCCTTCTCTGTTAATTTAATAAGTATCACTCTTCTATCAGTGGAATTCCTTACTCTTTTAACCAAATCTCCATTTTCAAGTTGATCTATAACACCAGTAATCATACTTGGAGACAAGGAAACCTTTTTACTTAACTGGCTAAGTGAAATTGAGCCTAGCTCTCCAAGAACTAATAAACAGGATAGTTGTGAAGAATTTATTTTATGTTCCATTTTTAATTTTGCAGAATAAATATCTACGGTTTTAATTATTTTTCTTAAAGTACTGAAGATCTCAAATTCTATACTATTGCTACTATCCATTTTCCAATTCCCTTTCTATGATTTTTACGCTTTTTTTGACAATCAATGCTTTACATACGAATATTATATATGTAAAATATTCGTATGTCAAAATTTTCTTTTTTTAGAAGCATAGAAGGACTTATCTTCCTGATTGGTTGTTGCCTTCTTGCAATTGAAGTAATTCTTTTTGCTCTATTTGGACACTATATTCCTGAGTTAAAAGAGAATTTATTTTCAGTAATTGCTGCTTACTTTCTTGGTGGAAGAGGTGTGAGTATATCTCTAGGCTTAAATCTTGGATTATCTAAATTTTTGGTTATTTCAATTTTAGTTTTTTCTAATCTCACATTTCTTTTTGTTCTTTATCCCTCGATTATTTATTTTTACGAACATTTAATAGAAATGAAATTTATAGGGAAAATCATCGGTTCATTCAAACATAAAGCTGAAAAGTATCAGCCTAAAATAGAAAAATGGGGCTCTCTGGGATTAGCATTTTTTGTGTGGGCTCCTCTTTTCTCAAGTGGAGCATTGGTAGGAGCAATTATCGGAAGTTTAATTGGTATGCGTACAATTACTGTAATTTGCGTGGTAACATCTGCGATGATTGCTAGTGTCATATCATGGACATTTGCTTTTGATTATCTATTTAAGTTCGCTACAAGAGCTGGGAAAATTATCCCCTCAATATTTGTTGGTTTAATTTTGGGAATAGCAATCTTCTACAGACTGCGGCATCTTTATAGTCTGGCCAGGCAAAAAATAAAACTAAAAAAGAGCACCTCTTCAAACAATAAAGAAAAGCATGATAATAGAGATTAAAGGGAAAATCCGAAGATTCTTTTTGATAAAGTTCCGTCCAGAATATGTCAAAAAGCAATTGGAGATCCGTCAAGGAGAATGTTTCCAATGTGGTAAATGCTGTGTTTTCCTTTATCGATGTCCATTTCTAAGGGGTTCTGGAAGGAAGATTCGTTGTCAGATTTATCATTCCTTTCGTCCGCAACAGTGTAAACTCTTTCCTATTGATGAAAGAGATCTTCAAGAAATTAGTGGAGCTTGTGGATATTCATTTCCTAAAGAGCGAAAGCCATCCTATGCAAAGTTGGATACACTAGAGAAACTTGCCGTAGTGTCATTCCTCTTTTATCACCGTTTTCGAGGTTGCATTTTAAAGAAATAAGGATAAAATAATGTATCTACAATCAACAGAACAGAGAATATGAAATTACATACACTAACAGCTCATGAACTTAATAAACTGCTTATCAGTAGAGAGGTGAGTTCTGAGGAACTTACCAGAGCATTATATGAGCATATAGGCAAAACAGATAAACAGATTGGAGCGTATATTACATTAACAAAGGATATGGCTTTTAAACAGGCAAAAGAAGCTGACAAACGAATAAGTGGGGGGGAAGACCTTTCCCCTTTAACAGGAATTCCGATCGCAATAAAAGACAATATGTGCGTTAAAGACGTTCTGTGTACATGCGGGTCTAAAATGCTCAGTGGTTTCATTCCTCCATACAACGGGACAGTAATAAACAAATTAAAAAAGTGCGGATTGGTATTTCTTGGCAAGACAAACATGGATGAATTTGCTATGGGCTCGTCTACAGAGACTTCTTATTTTAAAGTTACCAGGAATCCATGGAATATAAATACTATTCCTGGCGGTTCCAGTGGAGGGTCCGCAGCAGCTGTTGCGTCTGATCAGGCGGTTTTATCTATTGGTTCTGATACCGGTGGTTCTATTCGCCAGCCTGCATCTCATTGCGGCATAGTTGGTATGAAGCCTACTTATGGCAGGGTGTCAAGGTATGGGCTTGTAGCTTTTGCTTCATCTCTTGATCAAATAGGCCCTCTGACCAAGGATGTTTGGGATTGTGCTGCGCTTCTTGAAGTAATAAGCGGATATGATCCTCTTGATTCAACATCATTACGTATGGCTTCGCCTGATTATATGAGCTTTCTCAATAAGGATATTAAGAATATTAAAATCGGAGTTCCAAAAGAATATTTTATAGATGGGATTGACAAAGATGTAGAATTATCTGTAAAAGGAGCAATAGAGAAATTAGGCAGTCTTGGGGCTCTTATTGAAGAGGTCTCTCTACCTCATACTGAGTATGCTGTTGCAACATATTATATTATTGCTCCTGCAGAAGCGAGCTCAAACCTGGCAAGATATGATGGGGTTAAATATGGATACAGAGTAAAAGGGGAGGGTGTTGATAAAGACTTATTGGGTATGTATGAGAATACAAGAAAAGAGGGTTTTGGTGCTGAAGTAAAACGCAGAATAATGCTTGGAACCCACACCTTAAGCTCAGGTTATTATGATGCGTATTACTTAAAAGCGCAGAAAGTAAGAACTCTTATCAAGCAGGACTTTGATAAGGCTTTTAGAAAATTTGATCTCTTAGTTACTCCAACATCTCCCACTCCTGCGTTTAAGATAGGAGAAAAAATAGATGATCCATTGCAGATGTATTTATCTGATATATTTACGATACCAACTAATTTAGCAGGTTTGCCTGCTATCTCTATTCCATGCGGGCTTAGTAAGAATAGATTGCCAATAGGGATTCAACTAATCGGCAACTATTTTGATGAGGGGAAAATTTTGCAGGCTGCGCATGCTTTTGAGCATAACATCTGTGGTATGAAGATTTCCCATTAGAGAGAGTTGCTTTCCATACTCCTGTTTTATTAATTACTCCAAACACAGGGATATTAAATCATCAATATTTGCAGTAGCAATACAAACGCATGCATCAGCGCCGCCATAATATATTTTTAACTCACCATTATCTTCTGGTATTGCACCGCATGTAAATACTACGTTTGGCACATATCCCTCTTTTTCGTACTCCTCAACTGGTTCGAGTATTGGTTCTTTCGCAACACCTATGATCTTTGAAGGATTTTTTAAGTCAAGCAACATACAGCCAAGACGATATGTTTTTCCTTTCTCAGATATTCCAACTCCATGAAATATCTCCAGCCATCCTTTTTTTGTTTTAACAGGAGGAGCGCCAGGGCCAACTTTGGTCTGTCCCCATGGACAGTTAGCGGCTCTGAACAACGGTTTTGATTTTCCCCAGAATATAAGGTCAGGTGAATATGAAATCCAGATATCAAGAGGGAAGGGGCTTCCTGCGCTCATTCTAGGGTGTAGGAACGGTCTATCTAAACGCACATAATAGCCATTGATTTTCTCAGGAAATAATGCTCCATTTCGAAGATCAGGACGGGAAAGAGATATCCTTTCAAAATCTTTAAAATCTCTCGTTGAGGCAATACCAAGCCGAATCTCATGATACTCTGTCGAATTAGCGTATAAGACATAATACGTGTCATCTATTTGTGTTATTCTTGGATCATAAATGTATTTTCCTTCTTCCTCATTTGGAATCATTACAGGTTCTTTTTCAACTTGAAAGTTATACCCATCCTTACTTGTCGCCAGACCTAAACAAATTTGTGCAGGTTTACGAACTTCTTTGTCAGGAGAATAGATATCTGTTCTCAACAAAAGCACATACTTGCCGTTATATTTTATGGCGCCTGCATTATAAACATACTTGCATTTATATGGAATATCATCAGCTGTTAGAATTGGGTTTTTTGAGTAGCGTTTCAAAATGTCTTTTACCATTCTTATTTTTCTCCTATAAATTTGTTCTTGTCTGATTGCTTCAATTCCAGTCGATTACCGCCACCAATGTATTCATCTTTATTGTTTCTTCTCCATTAGTCATTTTTCTTCATATTCTTAAAATCTTTCTCCCACTGGTCCATCCCGGGAGTTTTGCCTCTTAGATATTGCACTCCATATACGAACATTTTAGCTCCTCTATCCATTTCCTTTTCCTAATTTTTAACTGTATTTTTTGTGAAGCTAACAGGTTGTGTATTTCAAAAACGCAGAATATACTCCTATGCCATTAATTTCCGATGAATGCCTCCATGGTTCAGCACCCATAAACAAACCGAGGCTTGGTGAAAACTCGAGTTCCAGAGTCTGACCGCTTTTTTGGTTAAGTGCAGGTAGCTGGTATTCCCATGGTTCTCTAAACTGAATCCCCACCTCTTTCTTATCCAGGATAACCTTAACCGTACCTGCCCCACGGACATCCAACTTGAGTATGAAATTTTTTGCCACAGAGATAGGAGGTATTACTGTCCGATAACATATCTTTCCCCAATATTCTTCAAGTCCTTGTTTTTTAATATCCCCCAGAGAAAGTTGAGTCAGTGGCATAAGTTTTCCTTCTTTGACTGCAAATTTTCCAAGAAGAACCGCATAAGGTAAATAGCGAGGTTCAGAAACAGAGGCTTTGATTTTCAGAATATGGGATCCCTGCAATAAAGGTTGCTTAAGATGCAAAATATAATAAAAATCGTCAATCCATGTTTCATATTCTCTCTTTTCAGCTGAAAGAGTTCTTCCGTTAAGGCTAATAGGTGTTACACATTCAGGTATAGCTATCATCTTGACTTGAATTCCTTTTGGAATACAGAAAGAAGCTGATAAATTTTTTGATTTCTTCTGCCATTTCCACTGCTTGATTTTACAAGCATTAGGATGATTCAATAATATTTGCCAGTCTCTAATTAGCGGAATAGAATATGTCTTTGCCTTATTTTTTCTTTCTAAAAATACAACAGCTCCCTTATTCGCGACAAAAAAGGCCTTTCCTTCTCCCTGATAAAAAGAGTTGATTGCATCAATATTTGTCCATTTTTTCTTTTCTAGATCAGCTTCCCAAACTCGCAACGAACTAAAATCAATTCTGACACTGGAGAGATTTTTGCCAGAGGCGTTATGCAACCAATAAAGTTCTCCGGAAGGTAGTACCCTTCTACGAACTATTATGTTATGTCTATCCTGCTGAAATTGCGTTTGTATCTTGATTCGAAAAAGGTTTTTAAATTGCTTCCGAAAGACAGATTCATAAAACTCAGTTTCAGGGAACAGATTAAAAGATGCAATTTTAGGATGTCCAAAATTCAAAGGATATTCTGAAGAAGTTAAAACTATTACCCTTCCTTTTTGCTCAAGAAACTGACTAATAATTCGAGAAGTCTGTTCCCGCCACCTTTGTATGGGTGGAAGAACTAGTGTGTTACTCTCGATCTTGCCAATCCTAATTTTCCCCTTTGTAATCACTGCGTTATCAAGCAAGCATTCTTCTATAACCAAAACATCTACCTGATTTTTAAGAAAAAATTTGAGGGATTCCTGGATGTAGTAATTCTCTTTTGTTTCCAATGTTCCTTTGTAGGGATTAACTCTTGACCAAAGTGACTGAACTGGATGAATGAACAGGACGTCTGGCTTTGCTTTTCCTTGTAATGCTAGGCTGCTTGCAACTTCTACCCACCTAGAAAACGTTTTGGCACAGTCAAACCATGGTTGTTGTCGGAAAAGGGTTGAAAAATAACGTGGTTGAATAGCATTACCAGCCAAATTATACGGACAAACTGCTAGAAGAAATTGGTTAATACCTAAAGCCAATTCAAAACTTATCATCTCTGCCATATTCTTAGGCGTAAGAGAACACGGCCCAAGAGCAAAAAGTTCTACTATTGTTTTTTTTCTCCCTATAACTGCTGCTGTTCCTTCCACTAATTTGGATGTCAAGAACCCTGTTCCTGGTGTATTAAGTGAGGCATAAGACGCTGTCTCATCAAGCCCGGGCACTTGCTGATGACGGGTAAGCTGATAAAAGCTGCCATTAGCCCATATTAATTTGTTTATGGGTTTTTCATAAAATAGATGGCCTGTAAAAGATAGATTGTGTTTCTTGCACCAATTTCCAATAGGAGCAAAAAAACTTGTTTCTAACTGTTCTGCCATGGTCTGAAAATAGAACCTTCTTTCTTTTTCTTTCCCCTGTAACAGGTCCCATGCAGCTTCTTTCAATGAAGGCCCACAGAGTTCTTGAAATCTTTCATCCCATACCTGACTCCAAGGGAAAATCCCTAAAATGGAGTATCTTTCAGATGCCTTTGATCGAGAGTTGAAACAACCAGTCTTACTGGTGTAAACAGGTGATGGTTCATCAGTAAAGATACCGAGAATAGTTTTTCCAAAATAACGTCCTACTACTTTCATATACTGCTCGTGAGTCAATTGTATAAATTTACAAATAGCTTCAGGGTTAAAGAGGTCTACATATTCTGGATTTGGGATATTGAAAAGTGCTGATGTCGGCTTTATTAAAGTTAATGTCTTTCCTTCTACTCGATAAAGTTTCCCGTCATCAAATATTCCTATAAATTTTGTTCCTGACACAAATTCTTTTAACAAATTTGTTAGGTTGTAATTTCCAGCTGGAAGGTTAATGAGAAACAAATGGCGGGACTGAAATTTCTGGCAATTTTTCATTACCATTCCTTTAGCTGTCCCGCTTGGCCAACAAAATTCA
This genomic interval carries:
- a CDS encoding MarR family transcriptional regulator, whose protein sequence is MDSSNSIEFEIFSTLRKIIKTVDIYSAKLKMEHKINSSQLSCLLVLGELGSISLSQLSKKVSLSPSMITGVIDQLENGDLVKRVRNSTDRRVILIKLTEKGKDTLKNAPLSIQKKLVNALSAIKKEEKIEINKSLLKLLSMMVSEVLIDSSIFGAEDKMVDVEPSVIQSEENLKS
- a CDS encoding small multi-drug export protein, producing the protein MSKFSFFRSIEGLIFLIGCCLLAIEVILFALFGHYIPELKENLFSVIAAYFLGGRGVSISLGLNLGLSKFLVISILVFSNLTFLFVLYPSIIYFYEHLIEMKFIGKIIGSFKHKAEKYQPKIEKWGSLGLAFFVWAPLFSSGALVGAIIGSLIGMRTITVICVVTSAMIASVISWTFAFDYLFKFATRAGKIIPSIFVGLILGIAIFYRLRHLYSLARQKIKLKKSTSSNNKEKHDNRD
- the gatA gene encoding Asp-tRNA(Asn)/Glu-tRNA(Gln) amidotransferase subunit GatA, whose translation is MKLHTLTAHELNKLLISREVSSEELTRALYEHIGKTDKQIGAYITLTKDMAFKQAKEADKRISGGEDLSPLTGIPIAIKDNMCVKDVLCTCGSKMLSGFIPPYNGTVINKLKKCGLVFLGKTNMDEFAMGSSTETSYFKVTRNPWNINTIPGGSSGGSAAAVASDQAVLSIGSDTGGSIRQPASHCGIVGMKPTYGRVSRYGLVAFASSLDQIGPLTKDVWDCAALLEVISGYDPLDSTSLRMASPDYMSFLNKDIKNIKIGVPKEYFIDGIDKDVELSVKGAIEKLGSLGALIEEVSLPHTEYAVATYYIIAPAEASSNLARYDGVKYGYRVKGEGVDKDLLGMYENTRKEGFGAEVKRRIMLGTHTLSSGYYDAYYLKAQKVRTLIKQDFDKAFRKFDLLVTPTSPTPAFKIGEKIDDPLQMYLSDIFTIPTNLAGLPAISIPCGLSKNRLPIGIQLIGNYFDEGKILQAAHAFEHNICGMKISH
- a CDS encoding glycoside hydrolase family 130 protein is translated as MVKDILKRYSKNPILTADDIPYKCKYVYNAGAIKYNGKYVLLLRTDIYSPDKEVRKPAQICLGLATSKDGYNFQVEKEPVMIPNEEEGKYIYDPRITQIDDTYYVLYANSTEYHEIRLGIASTRDFKDFERISLSRPDLRNGALFPEKINGYYVRLDRPFLHPRMSAGSPFPLDIWISYSPDLIFWGKSKPLFRAANCPWGQTKVGPGAPPVKTKKGWLEIFHGVGISEKGKTYRLGCMLLDLKNPSKIIGVAKEPILEPVEEYEKEGYVPNVVFTCGAIPEDNGELKIYYGGADACVCIATANIDDLISLCLE